The genomic window TGGATGGCCAGTGCGATACGGGCCGCGTTGACGGCGCTGTTCGCGGCGAACATCACCTCGTCACCGACGTTCTTGACCACCCAGCCGCCGTTCTCGGTGATCGCGGCGGTGGTGGTGGATTCGAACGACTCCAGCAGCAGCGAGAGCTCGTCGGGGTGCAGGTGCCTGGTCAGCCGCGTGTAGCCGACCATGTCGGCGAAGCCGACGGCCAACTCGCGCACGGTTTCGCCCGCCGAGGTGCCCGGATCGAGGGACCGCGACAGCGCCGCGGCGAGGTGGCGGCGCCAGGCGTAGGCGTTGAGTTGTTCGAGCGTGGCGATGGTGCCCTCGGTGGCGGTGCGGATGGTTTCCTCCTGGTCCGCGTCGGGATCCGCCGCGGCGATGCGCTCGCCGAGCTCGGCGAGCACCAGATCGACCTGCCATTCCGCCAGCCGCGCCATACCCTGGCCGAGCGTGCGCGCGGTGGCCGCCTGCTGCCTGGCGTCGGCGGAGGAGAGCACGTCGAGCCGCTGGAAGTTGCGGACCGCGGCGATGTCGGCGTCGGTGTAGTCGACGGCGTCATCGTCGAGTCCGGCCGGGAAGCCGAGCGCCATCCACAGCCGCTTGGTCAGCGCCGTGGTCGTCCCGGATTGCGCGGCGACCTCGGTGCGGCTGTACTGCCGGGTCCCGTCCAGCAGATACGCCTCGACAATCGCCTGCACCAGCTCGGACTTCTCGGTGGGCACCATGTCCGTACCTTACGACCATCGCCCCGCTGTGCGCCGCAAACACCGCCCGCATTGGGTGACCTCACAGCGGGTGGTGCGGCGGTGCGGTCAGCCGAGCCGCAGCCAGTGGCCGACCGAGGGCACGCCGCGGGTGTCGACGGCGAAGACCAGGTACCAGCCGGGTGGGGCGAGGGCCGGGTTGGTCGGCAGCGTCACGGTCACCGAGCCCGGTGCGGTAGTGGTGAATTCGAGATCGATCAGGCGTTGCTCGTTGTCGCAGGAGTGGGTGCACGCGTTGGGGCGCACGAGGTGTACCTCACGCAGCGGGGCGGCGCTGGTCGCGGTGATGGTGCCGCCATAGGGTGCGGTATCGGTGGTCAGCGCTAGATCGGGCCGTCCCTGCTGGAAAAGGTAGGGCGGCCAATAGATTTCGATCCGCAGCTCCTCGTCCTTGCGGGCCGGGTTGGAGCCCGCGGTGACCACCTTGCCGTCCGGCGTGAGCAGTGCGACCGAGTGATACAGCCGTGCGATGCGGCACTTCGCGGTGTGCATCCAGGTGCTCGTTGCCGGGTCGAAGATCTCGGCGTGTGGCGGTGCGGCGTGCGCCATCTCCTCCATGCCGGAACCGCCCGTGGCGAGCACGGTCCGGTCCGGCAGGATGACCGCGCTCAAGTGCATTCTGGCGTGGTCCATCGGCGGTGCCGGCTGATAAGTGGGACCGGGCGCGCCGAGGTCGGCGATCATGGTGCCCGCCAGCGCCGGTGCGGGACTGTGGATATCGAACCCGCCGCCACCGAGGATCATCACCCGCTGCTGCTGTGCCGGGGGCAACAGCACGCTGGCGGCCTGGTTGCGCGAGCCGGGGTCGGCGAGGCCGGGGACTTCGGTCATCGTGCCGGAGAACGGATCCCAGATGGACGGCCGCACACCGTTGTTCCCGCCGTATTGGCCGCCGGTGTAGAAGAGACGGCCGTCGTCGAGCAGGACCAGGTGGCCGTACATCGGAATCGGGCCGGGAACCGGCAGTTGCGACCAGGTCTGGGTCGCGGTATCGAAGAGCTCGGGAACCACCGAAAGGAAGTTGTCGGCGCCCAAACCGGACACCGCGACAACATTGCCGTCCGGCATGGTGATGAGCGAGGGATACCAGCGGCCGAAAGCCATGTCCGGCACGGCATTCCAGGACAGTGTGCCGGGGTCGAAGATCAGCGCGTCGGGTAGCCCGTAGAACGGGTCGTAGCGTTCGGTGCCGCCCGCGGCGAGCAGCCGCCCGTCCGGCAGCATGGCCTGCCCGACACAGAACAGGTCGATCGGCGTATCCACCGGGACCAGCCCGGGATTCGGGTAATGCCAGACGCGCGTACGGAATTCGTGTGCGTTATGACGATCGGGGTCGTTGCCCGAGCCCGCGAAGAACAGCACGTCGCCGGTGTGCAGCAGGGCGGCGTGCACCGGGTTGATCTCGGTGCCGAAATCCAGGATGCGCCACAGCCCCATGTGCGCGGCATGCGCCAGATCGGTCTCCAGTTCGACCACCCGCAGGTAGCCCGCATTCTGCCCGGGGAGCGCGTCGATGGTGAACACCACCAACTCCGGCGGCGCACCCGCGTTCGGCAGCAGAACCGCTGCCGCACCTTGGTTTTCGGTGAAACCCCAATCGGGCACCTTGGCCCAGACGCTCCAGCCGTCGATCGCGTGACCGGTGCCGTCCAATCCCCAGCCGATGGTGTACACCCCGACGTTTCCCTCGACCGGATTGTCCACGGCGAACACGATCAGCTCAGGGCGTCCGTCACCGTCCAGATCCGCGACGGCGATGCCCGCACCCTGGTTCTCCCAGCCGTACCAGTCGGGCACCGCCACCCACGGCGTCCACTCGGCCACCGACCCGTCCGCCGCCAGCCCCTTCGCCAGCCGGAATTGGCCGCTGTTCTGGCCGGGCGGGTTGTCCACGGTGAGCAGGACCAGCACCGGTTGCCCGTCGAGCACGGTGAGGCAGATGTCGGCGCCCTGGTTCTCCCAGCCGTACCAGTCCGGCACCGGTAGCCACGGCGTCCAGCGGCCGGTCACCGTGCCGTCGGCGGCGAGGTCGCGCCCGATCCGGTAGTAGCCCTGGTTCTGGCCGGGCGGATTGTCGACCAGGAAGATCACCAGGTCCAGCTGTCCGTTGCCGCTGAGGTCGGCGAGCGCGACGCCCGCGCCCTGGTTCTCCCAGCCGAACCATTCCGGAACCTCTAGCCATGGCCCCCACGTGAGCACCGAACCATCGGCGGCCAGGCCGGAGCCGAGCCGGTAGAAACCCGCGTTCTGGCCCTCCGGGTTGTCCACCATGAACACCACGACATCGGTCGCGCCGTCGCCGTCGATATCCGCGACGGCGACCCCACAATCCTGGTTTTCCCAGGCAAACCACCCCGGGACCGGAACAAATTGTCCTGCCACACCTCCATGTTGATCCGTCGCGGCCGATCCGGCGAGACCATCCTTTCGTGGTCTACGGGTACGGTGCCGTAGCCCGGAGTGTGCTGACCGGGCGTATGGGTACTCGTTGACTGTGGATCACTCGAAGGCACCGCTTGTAGACGCTCTGGCCGAGTACCACCAGCTCGGCCGCTATGGCTTCACCCCGCCGGGGCACCGGCAGGGGCGAGGCACCGACCAGCGCGTTCTCGACGTACTAGGCGAGGACGCGTTCCGCTCCGATGTGCTGGCCAGTGGTGGGCTGGACGATCGACTCTCGCACGGCGGCTATCTGAAGGATGCTGAGGAGTTGATGGCCGACGCGGTCGGTGCCGACATGGCGTTCTTCTCCACCTGCGGCAGCTCACTGTCGGTGAAGGCCGCGATGATGTCGGTCGCCGACGGGAGCAAGGGTGGCTTGCTCGTCGCCAGGGACAGCCACAAATCGATCATCGCGGGACTGATTTTTTCCGGCGTGCAGCCGCACTGGATACCTCCGCGCTGGGATGTCGAGCGGCACTTCTCGCACCCGCCGTCGCCGGACCAGGTGCGCAAGGCGTGGGAGGAGCATCCGGACGCGGCGGGCGCGTTGATCGTGAGCCCCAGCCCGTACGGCACCTGCGCGGACCTAGCTGGCATTGCCGAGGTGTGCCATGAGCGTGGCAAGCCACTGATCGTCGACGAAGCGTGGGGCGCGCACCTGCCGTTCCATCCCGAATTGCCGACCTGGGCGATGGATGTCGGCGCCGACGTCTGCGTGGTCAGCGTGCACAAGATGGGCGCGGGCTTCGAGCAGGGCTCGGTCTTCCATCATCAGGGCGACCTGATCGACGCGAAACATCTCAGCTCCTGCGCCGACCTGCTGATGACGACGAGCCCGAATGTGCTGCTGTACTCCGCCATCGACGGCTGGCGCAGGCAGATGGTCGAGCAGGGACACGAATTGCTCGGCAACGCACTGCGTCTCGCCGAGCGTGCCAGGACCGATCTTGCCGCGATACCCGATATCGAGGTGATGGAGGACACGCTGCTCGGTGTCGAAGCATCGCACGACCTGGACCGAATGCAAGTACTGATGGACGTATCCGCCACCGGCGCAAGCGGTTTCCAGGTCGCGGACTGGCTGCGGGAAAACCGGCGCATCGATATGGGGCTGTCCGATCACCGCCGGATCCTTGCGACCTTGTCTTTCGCCGACGACAAGGCCACGATCGACGCACTGGTCGATGCGCTCGCCGCGTGGCGGGACCAGCACGAGGGGCACACGGCTCCCGAATTTCGGCCGCCCGCCCCCGCGGAGTTGCAGCTGGAGACCGTGATGCTGCCGAGGGACGCCTTCTTCGGGGCGATCGACACGGTGCCCTTCGCCGAGTCCGCCGGTCGGATCGCCGCCGAACAGGTCACCCCGTACCCGCCCGGGATACCGGTGATCCTGCCCGGCGAGCTGATCGACGACGCGGTGATCGAGTACCTGCGCTCGGGCATCGACGGCGGGATGAACGTCCCTGATCCGGCGGATTCCGAATTGAAGACCATCCGCGTCGTCGCTCGCTGAGCTCCGCTCGGGTCGCCGCGACCAGATGTGCTGGCCGCCGCGGCCGAGTGCGCGGCGATCGAGCGGGGCTCGCCACCGTGACGGGCGTTTACGTTGCGGCAATCACCTTCCCGGACAACGAGTCAGACCGGTATAGGCGTGGAACCTGTGTTCTGCCAGACGGTTCCGCGGCGTTCGTAGGCGAGCAGCTTCTCGACGGCGTGCGCGATGCGTGGCCCCAGTTCGCGTTCCAGCAGATACAGCCCGACGTCCAGACCGGAGGTGACTCCGGCACCGCAGATCAGGTCGCCGTCGTCGACAACCCTGGCATCCACCGCGAGCGCGCCCGTGGCCGCGAGCGCATCCATGCCCAACGGATGGGTCGTCGTGGGGCGGCCGGTGAGCAAACCGGCCAGCGCCAGTACCAGCGAGCCGCCGCAGACGCTGACCATGGTCAGCCCCGGTCGGTCCATCGCTTCCTTCAGCAGTGCGGGCAGGCCGGTATCCAGCGTGCGGGCGAGCACGGTCAGGACGCTGTCGTCCCCGTAGTCGTCCGAGCTGGTCGGCATGCGTCCCATCGCGCCGGGCACGATGATCATGTCCGCGCGCTGCGGGTCCAGCGCCCCGGTGGCCCGCAGCGATACCGGAGGCACCCCGCTCGGCACTTCCCGCGCGCCCTCCGCGGCGACCAGTTCGACCTCGAGCAATCCGCCGGTAACCAGGCCACCTGCGCCGAGCACCTCATACGGTGCGATCACATCCATCGGATCGAACCCGTCGAACAGCACGACTGTGCGAGCATCGAAATCTCCTTCTATCAGGGTGATTCGACGCTAAGCGGTGCGCGGAGCCGGAAGAAGTGGCTCGACAGCCAGCTTCCAACGGGTTCTCGCCAGGCTGACCTACCCCTGGGCCGGAGTTGCCTTGATGCGTCCCAGGAATGCGTCGACGGCGGACCACATCTGGGGATTGAGCTGGGTGTGCGTACCGGTGCCCGCGACGGTCTGGAAGTCGACACCGTTGGCGGCGAACTGCGCGGCCAGGGCCGCGTGCAGCGGCGACGGGACCGTCGTGTCGGTGACGTTGAGCAGCAACAGGATCGGTGCGTCGTAGCCGCTGGTCGGCACGGTCAGGTAGGACTCGTATGCCGCGCGAACGCGGTTGTCGGACAGCGGCTTCGACAGCAGCTCGCCGATGCCGAGACCGGCCACCCGAGCTTCGATCTCCGGCTTGCACATGGTGCCGATATCGTCGAGCAACGTCCGCCCCACCGGGCTCAGATACTGGTCGAAATCGATATCGGGACGCGCCGTGCGCAGTCCGGCGAAGATCATCGACACGAAGCCGAGCGTTTCCGCCGTATCGGGCACGGTCGGAATGCTTGGCCCCGCAATGGGAAGCACCTTTTCGACGTCCGACTCCGGGTCGATCGCCACGGTGCCGCGGAAGTCGAGCTCAGGGGCATAGCTGGCCTGCAGGTGACCGGTGCCCAGCGCCGCCTGCCCGCCCTGCGAGGGGCCGAGCACAGCCCAGGTCCGCGACAGCTCCGGTCGCGCGGAGCGAGCGGCGCGCACCAGGTCGAGGGTGGCGGTCGCCTCGGTCTTCAGCTCCAGGTAAGGGTGCGGCCCGGTATCGAAAAGCCCGAGTCCGAGATAGTCGGGAGCCACCACGGCGAAGCCCTGCGAGACCAGATGCCGCATGATGCCGTCTTCCTCGGCATGCCAATGCGTGTCCGGCGCGGTGCTGGGATCGGATTTGCCGCCACACCCACGGCCGAGTCCGGTCGTCCCGTGATCGAAAGCGATGATCGGCCAGCCGCCGGGCGGCGGCGTGCCCGCCGGGACGAACATCGCCCCGCTGGCTTGCCGCGGCGTCCCGTCCGACCCCGCCATCCAGTAGCTGACCACCGACCCGCCGGACATGCCATGCCATCCGTCGGCCTGCGGCTCCACCGAGATCAGCATCCCCGGAGTTTCGGCCACCGCGGGAGCGGCCTGCAGCCCGAGCGCGACGCTCGCGGTGACCGTGGCCACGGTCACCGCACCTTTCCAACCACGAATAACGCGCATCGAAGAACCTCTCCTTCGTGCTGGACGCTCGTCCAGTTGAAGAGCAGCCTAAGTCGGTTGTTCAGCTACCACATCGATCGACGGCGAACTGTAAGCAAACCCACGGTACCCCCGAGCCGCGACGGATTCGGTTACCGGGGAACGTCCAGCGCTATCGCAGCTGCCCGGAGTGCGTCGGCTAGACAGGCTGCCGCGTCGGACAGCGCGGACGGCAGATGGGCGAGCAGGAGTCGTCGTTGCTCCTGCGGACCGCCGCGGACCGGCAGGACTCGCACCCCGGGCGGTGCCGCGGCGGCAAGGATGGCGGGGATAGTGGTCAATCCGCAACCCGCGGCGACCAATTGGAGCTTGGCCAGCCAGTCGCGAGCGGTATGGGCGATGTCGGGCCGCTCGTCCAGGCCGGGCCAGACGCCCATCAGCGTGTCGTCGTTGGTGGTGGGCCCAGCGATCCAGCGCCGACCGCGCAGATCCGCGACGTCGATGTAGTCGCCGCGAGCGAGCGGATGGGCGGCAGGCACGGCCAGATACAGGCTGCGCTCGGTGAGGGTGCGCAGAATAAGTGCGGGCGACTCGGTGTCCGGCGGTCGGAACGGCGGTGTGGAACCGAGTAGTGCCAGGTCGAGGCTGCCCGCGCGGAGGGCCCGAACCAATGCGGGTGTGCTGCCTTCCCGGCTGACGACGGTGACTTCGGGATGGTTCTGGCGCAGCGCCGCGATGGCCTTCGGCAGCAGGACGCCGCCCGCGCTCGGGAACCAGCCCACTCGTACCGTCGCGACCTGTGCGGGCAGTCCGGACAACTCGCGTGCCGTCACGTCGATCTGGTCGAGTACGGCGGTGGCCCGCCGCAGCACGAGATGCCCTGCCGCCGTGACCCTTACGCCGTCGCGGCGACGTTCCAGCAGTTCCGCGCCTGCCAGCCGTTCGAGCGACGCGATCTGCCGTGAGACGGCGGACTGGGTGTAGCCCAGTGAGTTCGCCGCGGCGGTGAAGGTGCCCTGCTCGGCCACCGCACGGAAGACCCGCAGTGCCGTGAGCGAGACATCGGTGAAGTCCATGACTTCTACGCATAGCAGGTGTGCCCAACTTTCGTTGGACTCATGGATACCGCGTTCCTAGTTTGGAGTCATGAACGTGGCACGCATTGCCCTGGTGACCGGGGCGAATCAAGGTTTGGGCCGAGCGCTGGCCGAGGGGCTCGCCGCCCGAATGGACCCCGCCGATCTGGTGTTGCTCACCGGTCGCAATGCCGAGCGAGTCGCCGCCGCGGCGGCCGAGGTCGCCGAGGCCCCGGACACGCGCAGTCAGGTGCGGGGGCGCGTGCTGAATGTCGCCGATACCGGCAGCATCGTCGCACTCGCCGCCGAACTGCGGGAAAGCCATGGCGGAGTGGACATTGTGCTCTCCAACGCCATTACCCGGCTCACCCCGGATCGCCCCCAATCCGAGCAGGCCGACGAATTCATCGACGTCTCAAACATCGCCACCCATACGATCCTGCGCGCCTTCGGTCCGATCCTGCGTCCCGGCGGGCGACTGATCGTCGTGGCCAGCACGCTGGGCGCGCTCGGCCATCTACCGGAGCGGCTGCGTCCGCTGTTCGACGGCGCCACCCTCGACCAGGTCGAGTACGCCGTCGAATCCTGGCGCAGCGCAATCCATTCGGAGACGACAACGGAGGCGGGCTGGCCGCGCTGGCTGAACGTGCCCTCGAAGGTGGCCCAGGTCGCCGCGGTGCGCGCGGTGGCGGCCGAGCGCCGCGACCGTGACTCGGTTACCGGCACCCTGGTCGCCGCGGTCTGCCCCGGCATGGTCGACACCGCGACCTCCCGCCCATGGTTCAGCGACTTCCGCCATGCCCAGACTCCGGCCGCGGCGGCGCGGGCCGTGCTCGACCTGGTGCTGACCCGGGTGTCGATCCGAGGCTGTATGGCGAACTGGTCCGCTTCGGCAAGGTTGTGCCATGGCATTCCGGCACGCCGCCGGTCGAGCAGGATCGGCTGCTCACTTCATGAATTGGGCTGTGGTGCCTGCTTGTTGCCGATGCGCTGTGGCGGCTTCCGGCTTGCCGAGGGCGGTGGCGAGTTCGGCGAGGTAGTGGGCGACCGGTTCGAGGGTGACCAGACCGCTGCCCGCTCCGGCGAGTTCGGTTGCGGCGGGCAGCAATTGGTCGTAGCAGCGCCGCATCATCGGTTCGTCGCCGAGGGCTCGGGCGGCTCGGGCGGTGAGGCAGGTGCGGAGTTCGAGCAGTAGGTCTCGTGGTGAGTCGGGGATGGCCCGCAATGCCTCGGCGGCTTCCTCTCGAAGGCCGTTGTCCAACAGAATGATCGGGCGCACCCATGGTTCATACGGCCCCCATTCCGCGGTCGCGGCGTCATTGCTCGGCAGACCGTGCCGCAGCCGCAGGCAGAGCAGGGCCAAGGGAAGCAATCCCCGTTCGACACCGGGCATACCGCTGCCAGCGAGGGACGCGGCCGCGGCGCGGTAAGCGGCCTCCGCTTGGTGCGGGCTGCCGGTGATCGCGGTGCGCAGGGCGGCGTACCAGTGATTGAAGACGCCGACCATCGGTAACTCGTATTCGGTGGCCAACTGGTCCGCCGCGGCAGCGTGGGCGTCCGCTGAGGCGATATCAGCTGTCGCGCAAGCTGTTTGAATACCGATGAGGTGACCGAGGACCTCGAAGGTGACCAGCCGGTGTTGCCGCCCGAGCGCGATGAGTTCGCCGCCGATACGGGCACGTTCCGCACTGAGACCGGCCCGGTGAAACATGTGCATGAAGCGGCCGTTGAGCGCGAACGCCAGCAGCGCTGGGTCGCCGAGTTCCCGAGCGATCGCCTCCGCTTCCTCGGCCGCCCGCAGGCCGCGGTCGTCCGCCGCGCCGCGCAGTTCCAGGGCAATTGTCGTGCACAACCGCGCACGCAGCGCACGGCACTCGGCGGGCAGGGCGGCGAGGGTGCGTTCCGCAGCCGCGATGACGTGGCGGGACAGCTCCGGGTCGTCGTTGGTTGTCCATACCGCGGGGACATCGAAAGCGCTGATGACCTGCGCGGCGAGCATCGGATCGACCCACTGCCCGGCCTGCGTGACGGCTAGTCGGCGGTAATGGCGGGCCTCGCCGAGCGCACCCGTCACCGCCAACCCGCGCGCGAGTCCCGTGGTCGCCTCGAGTTGCGCGGCCGGGTCGGGTTCGGGCATCCGGTCGAAGGCATCGAGTGCCGCACGCCACTGCCGCACCGCCTCGGCGAGGGCGAATCCCCGCTCGGCCTCGACCGCAGCGGCGCTGGCGTACCGGGCAGCCGGTGCCGCGGTGGTACGGCTGTGTGCGCGGACGAAGTGATGTGCCAGCACTGAAACGGGTGCCGTGCCGGTCTTTTCGAGCAATGCACCGATCGTGCCGTGCCACCGGGCTCGGCGCGGTCCACTGATGTCGTGGTACACGGTGTCGCGTACCAACGCGTGGGTGAAGCGCAGCAGCCCGTCTGGTAGTTCGGTGAACAGCCCTGCGGCCAGCGAGGTTTCGAGACTGTCGAGCGCGCGGCTCTCGTCGCCGACGAGGTCGATGAGGATCTCCCGATCGACGTCTTCGCCGAGCACGGCCGCCTGCTGCACCACCGTCTGCGCGGGTTGCGGCAGCATGGCCATGCGATGCCGGATGACCTCGCGGACACCCGCCGGGACGGCATCGATGGCGACGGCGCCTTCGTCGCGCAGCAGCCGGGCCAGCTCGCGAACGAAGAACGGATTACCGTTGCTGCGCCGGTGAATTCGGTGCACGGTGGGCTCGGCGATATCCGGTCCGGCGATCTCGCGTACCAGGGCGGCGGTGTCGGTCTCGGACAGTCCGCTCAGATACACGCGAACCGGTTCGGCGCGCGCCATCTTGCCA from Nocardia iowensis includes these protein-coding regions:
- a CDS encoding adenylate/guanylate cyclase domain-containing protein, which produces MVPTEKSELVQAIVEAYLLDGTRQYSRTEVAAQSGTTTALTKRLWMALGFPAGLDDDAVDYTDADIAAVRNFQRLDVLSSADARQQAATARTLGQGMARLAEWQVDLVLAELGERIAAADPDADQEETIRTATEGTIATLEQLNAYAWRRHLAAALSRSLDPGTSAGETVRELAVGFADMVGYTRLTRHLHPDELSLLLESFESTTTAAITENGGWVVKNVGDEVMFAANSAVNAARIALAIQESTMMVGGTPELRVAVAYGSVLQRFGDLYGSVVNIASRLTGVARPGTVLIDDEAAAALDGEPEFIIKNLRSVRVRGFNRLRPHVLRRNDKHH
- a CDS encoding galactose oxidase-like domain-containing protein, with amino-acid sequence MAGQFVPVPGWFAWENQDCGVAVADIDGDGATDVVVFMVDNPEGQNAGFYRLGSGLAADGSVLTWGPWLEVPEWFGWENQGAGVALADLSGNGQLDLVIFLVDNPPGQNQGYYRIGRDLAADGTVTGRWTPWLPVPDWYGWENQGADICLTVLDGQPVLVLLTVDNPPGQNSGQFRLAKGLAADGSVAEWTPWVAVPDWYGWENQGAGIAVADLDGDGRPELIVFAVDNPVEGNVGVYTIGWGLDGTGHAIDGWSVWAKVPDWGFTENQGAAAVLLPNAGAPPELVVFTIDALPGQNAGYLRVVELETDLAHAAHMGLWRILDFGTEINPVHAALLHTGDVLFFAGSGNDPDRHNAHEFRTRVWHYPNPGLVPVDTPIDLFCVGQAMLPDGRLLAAGGTERYDPFYGLPDALIFDPGTLSWNAVPDMAFGRWYPSLITMPDGNVVAVSGLGADNFLSVVPELFDTATQTWSQLPVPGPIPMYGHLVLLDDGRLFYTGGQYGGNNGVRPSIWDPFSGTMTEVPGLADPGSRNQAASVLLPPAQQQRVMILGGGGFDIHSPAPALAGTMIADLGAPGPTYQPAPPMDHARMHLSAVILPDRTVLATGGSGMEEMAHAAPPHAEIFDPATSTWMHTAKCRIARLYHSVALLTPDGKVVTAGSNPARKDEELRIEIYWPPYLFQQGRPDLALTTDTAPYGGTITATSAAPLREVHLVRPNACTHSCDNEQRLIDLEFTTTAPGSVTVTLPTNPALAPPGWYLVFAVDTRGVPSVGHWLRLG
- a CDS encoding aminotransferase class I/II-fold pyridoxal phosphate-dependent enzyme, with translation MDHSKAPLVDALAEYHQLGRYGFTPPGHRQGRGTDQRVLDVLGEDAFRSDVLASGGLDDRLSHGGYLKDAEELMADAVGADMAFFSTCGSSLSVKAAMMSVADGSKGGLLVARDSHKSIIAGLIFSGVQPHWIPPRWDVERHFSHPPSPDQVRKAWEEHPDAAGALIVSPSPYGTCADLAGIAEVCHERGKPLIVDEAWGAHLPFHPELPTWAMDVGADVCVVSVHKMGAGFEQGSVFHHQGDLIDAKHLSSCADLLMTTSPNVLLYSAIDGWRRQMVEQGHELLGNALRLAERARTDLAAIPDIEVMEDTLLGVEASHDLDRMQVLMDVSATGASGFQVADWLRENRRIDMGLSDHRRILATLSFADDKATIDALVDALAAWRDQHEGHTAPEFRPPAPAELQLETVMLPRDAFFGAIDTVPFAESAGRIAAEQVTPYPPGIPVILPGELIDDAVIEYLRSGIDGGMNVPDPADSELKTIRVVAR
- a CDS encoding DJ-1/PfpI family protein, with protein sequence MEGDFDARTVVLFDGFDPMDVIAPYEVLGAGGLVTGGLLEVELVAAEGAREVPSGVPPVSLRATGALDPQRADMIIVPGAMGRMPTSSDDYGDDSVLTVLARTLDTGLPALLKEAMDRPGLTMVSVCGGSLVLALAGLLTGRPTTTHPLGMDALAATGALAVDARVVDDGDLICGAGVTSGLDVGLYLLERELGPRIAHAVEKLLAYERRGTVWQNTGSTPIPV
- a CDS encoding alpha/beta fold hydrolase encodes the protein MRVIRGWKGAVTVATVTASVALGLQAAPAVAETPGMLISVEPQADGWHGMSGGSVVSYWMAGSDGTPRQASGAMFVPAGTPPPGGWPIIAFDHGTTGLGRGCGGKSDPSTAPDTHWHAEEDGIMRHLVSQGFAVVAPDYLGLGLFDTGPHPYLELKTEATATLDLVRAARSARPELSRTWAVLGPSQGGQAALGTGHLQASYAPELDFRGTVAIDPESDVEKVLPIAGPSIPTVPDTAETLGFVSMIFAGLRTARPDIDFDQYLSPVGRTLLDDIGTMCKPEIEARVAGLGIGELLSKPLSDNRVRAAYESYLTVPTSGYDAPILLLLNVTDTTVPSPLHAALAAQFAANGVDFQTVAGTGTHTQLNPQMWSAVDAFLGRIKATPAQG
- a CDS encoding LysR family transcriptional regulator encodes the protein MDFTDVSLTALRVFRAVAEQGTFTAAANSLGYTQSAVSRQIASLERLAGAELLERRRDGVRVTAAGHLVLRRATAVLDQIDVTARELSGLPAQVATVRVGWFPSAGGVLLPKAIAALRQNHPEVTVVSREGSTPALVRALRAGSLDLALLGSTPPFRPPDTESPALILRTLTERSLYLAVPAAHPLARGDYIDVADLRGRRWIAGPTTNDDTLMGVWPGLDERPDIAHTARDWLAKLQLVAAGCGLTTIPAILAAAAPPGVRVLPVRGGPQEQRRLLLAHLPSALSDAAACLADALRAAAIALDVPR
- a CDS encoding SDR family NAD(P)-dependent oxidoreductase, translated to MNVARIALVTGANQGLGRALAEGLAARMDPADLVLLTGRNAERVAAAAAEVAEAPDTRSQVRGRVLNVADTGSIVALAAELRESHGGVDIVLSNAITRLTPDRPQSEQADEFIDVSNIATHTILRAFGPILRPGGRLIVVASTLGALGHLPERLRPLFDGATLDQVEYAVESWRSAIHSETTTEAGWPRWLNVPSKVAQVAAVRAVAAERRDRDSVTGTLVAAVCPGMVDTATSRPWFSDFRHAQTPAAAARAVLDLVLTRVSIRGCMANWSASARLCHGIPARRRSSRIGCSLHELGCGACLLPMRCGGFRLAEGGGEFGEVVGDRFEGDQTAARSGEFGCGGQQLVVAAPHHRFVAEGSGGSGGEAGAEFEQ